In Brassica rapa cultivar Chiifu-401-42 chromosome A06, CAAS_Brap_v3.01, whole genome shotgun sequence, a single window of DNA contains:
- the LOC103871403 gene encoding transcription factor bHLH95, which produces MSIQFNMTNAQEGFMWGVSSSDDSGGGSRRIETQLPLLQPSLLLENPISMDKKDAKGKKRTKRNGKNHVEDSPDHEIHIWTERERRKKMRDMFSKLHALLPQLPPKADKSTIVDEAVSSIKSLEQTLQKLQMKKLEKLQYSSASNTTTSPTTLLTPISHHSQILPVGAAPADCYSREAFLADQISSSITNLPYPCNDPTAAFDIWSSSNVVLNFCGNEAFFNICCPKDKSGVFTNVCYLFEKYNIEVVFANVSSNVYRSTYVIQAQVSPSYENQLLGDGFGVGDIFKQAANELALYFSSP; this is translated from the exons ATGAGCATCCAATTCAATATGACTAATGCTCAAGAGGGTTTTATGTGGGGCGTATCCAGTTCTGATGATTCTGGAGGCGGTAGTAGAAGAATCGAGACGCAACTACCTCTACTGCAACCTTCTCTTCTGTTAGAAAATCCGATCTCGATGGATAAGAAGGAtgcaaaaggaaagaaaaggaCGAAAAGAAATGGAAAAAATCATGTTGAAGACTCACCTGATCATGAAATACATATATGGACCGAGAGAGAAAGGAGGAAGAAAATGAGGGACATGTTCTCTAAACTACATGCTTTGCTTCCCCAGCTTCCTCCTAAG GCTGACAAATCAACAATTGTAGACGAAGCAGTGAGCTCCATCAAATCCCTTGAACAAACTTTGCAAAAGCTCCAAATGAAAAAGCTCGAGAAACTTCAATATTCTTCTGCTTCGAACACAACTACTTCTCCTACAACTCTGCTCACACCAATCTCACACCATTCCCAAATCCTTCCCGTAGGTGCCGCCCCAGCAGATTGTTACTCTCGTGAAGCTTTCTTGGCCGATCAGATATCTTCTTCCATCACAAACCTGCCTTACCCTTGTAATGACCCGACCGCTGCTTTCGATATTTGGTCCTCAAGTAACGTCGTGCTGAATTTCTGTGGGAATGAAGCTTTCTTCAATATTTGTTGCCCAAAAGACAAATCAGGAGTTTTCACTAATGTTTGTTACTTGTTTGAGAAGTACAACATTGAAGTCGTGTTTGCTAATGTCTCCTCTAATGTTTACCGGAGCACCTACGTGATCCAAGCACAG GTAAGTCCGAGTTATGAGAATCAGTTACTGGGAGATGGATTTGGAGTAGGGGATATTTTCAAGCAAGCTGCTAATGAACTGGCCTTATATTTTTCATCTCCTTGA
- the LOC103871404 gene encoding methylthioribose kinase, which translates to MSFDEFKPLNEKSLVEYIKATPALSSRLGDKYDDLVIKEVGDGNLNFVFIVVGSTGSLVIKQALPYIRCIGESWPMTKERAYFEATTLRKHGGLSPDHVPEVYHFDRTMALIGMRYLEPPHIILRKGLVAGIEYPFLAEHMADYMAKTLFFTSLLYHDTTEHKRAVTEFCGNVELCRLTEQVVFSDPYRVSTFNRWTSPYLDDDAKAVREDSALKLEISELKSMFCERAQALIHGDLHTGSVMVTQDSTQVIDPEFSFYGPMGFDIGAYLGNLILAFFAQDGHATEGNDRKEYKQWILRTIEQTWNMFNKRFIALWDQNKDGPGEAYLADIYNSTEVMQLVQEKYMRSLFHDSLGFGAAKMIRRIVGVAHVEDFESIKEDEERAVCERKALEFGKMLLKERRKFKCIGEVVSAIQQQS; encoded by the exons ATGTCGTTCGATGAGTTCAAGCCGTTGAACGAGAAATCTCTAGTAGAGTACATAAAGGCAACGCCTGCCCTCTCCTCCAGGCTCGGAGACAAGTACGATGATCTGGTTATCAAAGAAGTTGGAGATGGCAATCTCAACTTCGTTTTCATCGTTGTCGGATCCACTGGCTCACTCGTCATCAAACAG GCGCTTCCGTATATACGTTGTATTGGAGAATCATGGCCAATGACGAAAGAAAGAGCTTACTTTGAAGCAACAACTCTGAGAAAGCACGGTGGTTTGTCTCCTGATCATGTTCCTGAAGTCTACCATTTTGACAGAACCATGGCTTTGATTGGAATGAGATACCTCGAGCCTCCTCACATCATCCTCCGCAAAGGACTCGTTGCTGGAATCGAGTACCCTTTCCTTGCAGAACACATGGCTGATTACATGGCCAAAACCCTCTTCTTCACTTCGCTACTCTATCATGATACCACAGAGCACAAAAGAGCAG taacCGAGTTTTGTGGTAATGTGGAGTTATGCCGGTTAACTGAGCAAGTAGTGTTCTCTGACCCATATAGAGTTTCTACGTTTAATCGTTGGACTTCACCTTATCTGGATGATGATGCTAAGGCTGTGCGTGAAGATAGCGCCTTGAAGCTCGAAATCTCAGAGCTTAAGTCAAT GTTCTGTGAAAGAGCTCAAGCGCTAATACATGGTGATCTTCACACTGGCTCTGTCATGGTTACACAAGACTCAACTCAAGTTATAGATCCTGAGTTTTCTTTTTACGGACCAATGGGTTTCGACATTGGAGCTTATCTTGGTAACTTGATATTAGCTTTCTTTGCACAAGATGGGCATGCTACTGAGGGAAACGATCGAAAA GAATACAAGCAATGGATCTTGAGGACCATTGAGCAGACTTGGAATATGTTTAACAAAAGGTTCATTGCGCTGTGGGATCAAAACAAAGATGGTCCTGGAGAAGCATACCTTGCAGATATCTATAACAGTACCGAGGTTATGCAGCTTGTTCAAGAGAAGTACATGAGGAGTTTGTTTCATGACTCGCTCGGATTCGGCGCTGCAAAGATGATTAG gAGAATTGTGGGTGTGGCACATGTGGAAGACTTTGAATCgatcaaagaagatgaagaacgaGCGGTTTGTGAGAGAAAGGCGCTGGAGTTTGGGAAGATGCTTCTCAAGGAAAGGAGAAAGTTTAAGTGTATCGGTGAAGTTGTTTCAGCTATTCAACAACAAAGCTGA
- the LOC103871405 gene encoding LOW QUALITY PROTEIN: transcription factor HHO6 (The sequence of the model RefSeq protein was modified relative to this genomic sequence to represent the inferred CDS: deleted 2 bases in 1 codon; substituted 2 bases at 2 genomic stop codons), translating into MGSLGDELSLGSRSHCSIPTKPSRITNVKKLEEEKIKIESSDLELPLCLQILNDAILYLKEENKRCSEMDTQPLLKDFISPLLWREDNNKLDDIEVRVLTSRQRFGLIQDKDXVGLVXLLQRNEEKSLSGLPMLLKTPEVETGLGLGLASSSMVNGGRRKGTASCGFNSNSVPQLPPYLQQQALSRKQRRCWTPELHRRFVDALQLLGGPGVATPKQIREHMQEEGLTNDEVKSHLQKYRLHIRKSNSNLEKQSLVVLGFNLWNSSSKEEEEGAGEGGESSKRSNSLSDSPQGPLHLPCTTTTTTTGGDSCMEDAEDAKSESFQMERLRSP; encoded by the exons atggGTTCGTTAGGAGATGAGCTTAGTCTAGGATCTAGAAGTCACTGTTCGATTCCGACAAAACCTTCGAGGATCACGAATGTTAaaaagcttgaagaagagaagatAAAGATCGAAAGCAGTGATCTTGAGCTTCCTCTCTGTTTGCAGATCCTAAACGATG ctatTTTGTATTTGAAGGAGGAGAACAAGAGATGTTCGGAGATGGATACTCAACCATTGTTGAAAGATTTCATCTCTCCATTGCTATGGAGAGAAGATAACAACAAACTGGATGATATTGAGGTAAGAGTTCTGACATCGAGACAACGTTTTGGATTAATCCAGGACAAGGATTGAGTTGGTTTGGTCTAGTTGTTGCAGAGAAATGAGGAGAAATCTTTAAGTGGTTTGCCTATGTTGTTGAAGACTCCAGAGGTGGAAACCGGTTTAGGTCTCGGTTTAGCTTCTAGCTCGATGGTTAAcggaggaagaagaaaaggGACTGCCTCTTGTGGGTTTAACTCTAACTCTGTGCCACAGCTACCACCATATCTTCAGCAGCAAGCGTTGTCGCGGAAGCAAAGAAGGTGTTGGACTCCTGAGTTGCATCGCCGTTTCGTTGATGCGTTGCAACTACTCGGTGGTCCTGGAG TGGCAACTCCTAAGCAAATAAGAGAGCATATGCAAGAAGAAGGCTTAACCAATGATGAAGTGAAGAGTCATTTACAG AAGTACCGGTTACACATCAGGAAGTCTAATTCGAATCTGGAGAAACAATCTCTAGTTGTTTTAGGGTTTAACTTGTGGAATTCATCAtcgaaagaggaagaagaaggagcagGTGAAGGAGGAGAATCATCAAAGAGGAGCAACTCGCTGTCTGATTCTCCTCAGGGTCCATTGCACTTGCCTTGTACAACAACTACTACTACAACAGGTGGTGATAGTTGCATGGAAGATGCTGAAGATGCTAAATCTGAGAGCTTTCAG ATGGAGAGATTGAGATCTCCataa